The following is a genomic window from Chitinophaga caseinilytica.
CGAGCGGGAAAGACTGCTGCAGGCAATATGGCCGGGAAACGCCTCCACATCCGGGACCACCAGCGTTTCCGCACGTTCCCACGCCGCACCGCACACCCCGCGCCCCTTACGGATACGCGTACACGCCACCGGCCCCTGGAAAGGCCCCAGCACCAGTTCCCCGTCTTTCACCAGGTAAAATCCCACCCAGAGCCATCCAAACTGCTCTTTCAGCGCCGCGGAAATGTTGGCCAGGTTAGCCGTAATATCCCGCTCACCGGTAATCAACGCCTTGATTTGGGGGAGGAGGGCTTCATACTGCTCGGCTTTCGTGCCCTGTATGATCTGTAAGTCTTCTGCCATGTGTGTAGTATTAAAAAAGACGCCGCTTTGCAGGGCGTCTTTCGAATGTTTTATAAAAATCCTAATTCGAGCTTGGCTTCTTCGCTCATCATGTCTTTCGTCCAGGGCGGGTCGAACGTGAGGCGAACATCCGCATCCGTAACGCCGGGGATCGCAGACACCTTTTGGTTCACCTCTTCCATGATAGACCCTGCAACGGGGCATCCGGGAGCGGTGAGGGTCATAATGACGAGCACTTTGCCTTCGTCTTTCACTTCAATCTGGTAAACCAGGCCCAGGTCGAAAATGTTCACGGGGATCTCGGGATCGTACACCGTGCGCAATGCTTCTTCCACCTGATCTCTCATCGTTATTTCCATTGTGCGTCAGTTTTGCATTGATTTTGCCTGAAATGCGACGGCGTACAGCTTCATCTGTTTGAGCATGGAAAGAAGCCCGTTGGAACGTGTGGGGGAGAGGTGACTGGTCAAACCGATGGCATCGATGAAGTAGATTTCCGCTTCTGCGATGTCTTTCGGCGGATGCCCGCTCAGCACCTGGATCACGAGGCTCACGAGCCCTTTGGTGATCACGGCGTCGCTGTCGGCCGTAAAGACCAGCTTTCCGTCCTGCAGTTCCGCGTGCAGCCAAACCTTGCTCTGGCATCCGCGGATGAGGTTGTCGTCCGTCTTGTATTTCGGGTCAATGAGCGGCAGGTCTTTGCCCAGCTGAATGATGTATTCGTATTTCTCCATCCAGTCGCCAAACACTTCGAAATCCTCGATGATCCTGTCCTGTTGCTCTTTGATTGTCATGTCGTTCTAAATTTATCCCAGCAAAGTTACGGCTTTCCGCACACCTTCCACCAGCCGGTCGATATCGTCTGTCGTGTTATAAACAGCGAGCGACGCGCGTACCGTTCCGGGAATGCCGAAGCGGTCGCACAGCGGTTGGGTGCAATGGTGGCCCGTCCGCACCGCGATGCCCTGCTGATCGAGCAGTACGCCTACATCTGAGGGGTGCGTATCGCCCACGAGGAACGAAATGGCGCCGCTGCGATGTTTGGCTTCCCCGATGAAACGGAGGCCTTCGATCTGTTTGAGCGCGGCTACGGCGTATTCCGTCAGCTGATGTTCGTATGCCTGTATCTTATGGATCCCGACCTTGTTCACCCAGGCCACGGCTGCGCCGAGCCCGATGGCTTCACAGATGGCGGGAGTGCCGGCTTCGAATTTCAGGGGAACGTCGGCATAAGTCGTTTTTTCGAAAGTAACGTGCTTGATCATGTCGCCACCGCCCTGATAGGGAGGCAGTTGTTCCAGCCAGCTTTCCTTTCCGAAAAGAATGCCGATGCCGGTGGGCCCGAACAGTTTGTGGCCCGACAGCGCCAGGAAATCGACATCCAGCTCATGCACCTTGATTGGCGTATGTGCAGCGGCCTGCGCGGCGTCGAGCATCACGGGGATGCCTTGTTCGTGCGCGAGGTCGATGATGTCTTTGACGGGGTTTACGGTGCCGAGGGTATTGGAAATCCAGGTGATGGAAACCAGTTTCACGCGCGGGTTGAGCATGGAGCGGAAAGCGTCCATGTCGAGCTCGCCTTTGTCCGAAATGGGGACCACCTTCAGTTTCGCGCCTTTTTCCTCGCAGGCGAGCTGCCAGGGAACGATGTTGGAGTGGTGCTCCATGGCGGAAATGATGATCTCGTCGCCTTCCCTGAGGAAAGATTTACGGAAACCGGCGGCCACCAGGTTGATGGCGTCTGTCGTACCCTTGGTGAACACCACTTCGTGATGATGTGCGCCGATGAAGGCGGCCACGGCGTGGCGGGCGGCTTCGTAGGCGGCTGTCGCCTGCTGGCTCAGCGTATGCACCCCGCGGTGCACGTTGCTGTTATATTGGGTGTAATATTCCTGCATGGAACGGATCACCGAAACGGGCTTCTGCGTAGTGGCTCCATTGTCCAGATACACGAGGGGCCGCCCGTTGACGGTTTGCTGGAGGATGGGGAATTCATTCCTGATCAGCTCCACTTCCGGCCATAAAATATCTTGTGCAGTCGCTGTTTCCATGGTCCTTCCGGGTTTTAAGGGTGAAGGCTAGGCGTGCAGGTATTGCGATGCGATTTGCTCTACCTGTTTGCGCACAGCCGGGATGGTCACCTTGGCGGTGATATCGAACGCGAACGCTTTCACGAGCAGGTTGCGGGCTTCCGCTTCGCCGATGCCGCGGGCGCGCAGGTAAAACAGCGCGTCGTCGCTCACCTGGCCGATCGTACAACCGTGGCTGCATTTCACGTCGTCCGCGAAAATTTCCAGCTGCGGTTTGGTGTAGATCGCTGCGTCAGGACTGATCACCAGGTTGTTGTTTTGCTGGAAAGCGTTGGTTTTCTGCGCATCTTCATGCACATAGATCTTTCCGTTGAACACGCCGGTGGCTTTGTCCATCAGTACGCCGCGGTACAGTTCGTTGCTTTCGCAGTGGGGCATGCGGTGGTCGACAGACGTGTGGTTGTCGATCAGCTGGCTGCCGGCTGCGATATAGAAGCCGTACATGTGCGTTTCGGTCCTTTCCTCGTCCAGCGAAATGTTGAGATTATTGCGGACGAAGTCGGAATCGGTGAGGGTGAAAGTATAGTTGTTATAGAGGCTTTTGCCTTTCTGTTCCACCAGGTTCTGGTTGATGAAACGGAGTTGGCTGCCGCCGGTCTGTAACTGGTATTGGCTCAGTTGGGCGCGTTCCGAAACGATGGATTCGGTAACGCTGTTGATCACCACGTTATCGGTAAGACCGATACCCGCGGCCGATTCCACGATCTGCACGGAAGCGCCTTCGTTCACGACCACGAGGTGGCGGGGATTGAAGAGGCGGGGCTGATCGGCGAGGTAGAGGTGTACCACCTGGATGGGTTGTTCTACCTGTGCTTTGGCTTTCACTTCGATGAACAGGCCGTCATTGAAAAGGGCGGCGTTCAGCTGCGCGAAATGAAACTCGGCGATCTTGGGGCTTTGGTGGAAATAACGTTCCACGGCGGGCTGCGAACCGGCTTCGCTCATTTTGCTCACGGTCACCTGT
Proteins encoded in this region:
- a CDS encoding cysteine desulfurase, producing the protein METATAQDILWPEVELIRNEFPILQQTVNGRPLVYLDNGATTQKPVSVIRSMQEYYTQYNSNVHRGVHTLSQQATAAYEAARHAVAAFIGAHHHEVVFTKGTTDAINLVAAGFRKSFLREGDEIIISAMEHHSNIVPWQLACEEKGAKLKVVPISDKGELDMDAFRSMLNPRVKLVSITWISNTLGTVNPVKDIIDLAHEQGIPVMLDAAQAAAHTPIKVHELDVDFLALSGHKLFGPTGIGILFGKESWLEQLPPYQGGGDMIKHVTFEKTTYADVPLKFEAGTPAICEAIGLGAAVAWVNKVGIHKIQAYEHQLTEYAVAALKQIEGLRFIGEAKHRSGAISFLVGDTHPSDVGVLLDQQGIAVRTGHHCTQPLCDRFGIPGTVRASLAVYNTTDDIDRLVEGVRKAVTLLG
- a CDS encoding SUF system Fe-S cluster assembly protein, producing MEITMRDQVEEALRTVYDPEIPVNIFDLGLVYQIEVKDEGKVLVIMTLTAPGCPVAGSIMEEVNQKVSAIPGVTDADVRLTFDPPWTKDMMSEEAKLELGFL
- a CDS encoding SufE family protein, producing MTIKEQQDRIIEDFEVFGDWMEKYEYIIQLGKDLPLIDPKYKTDDNLIRGCQSKVWLHAELQDGKLVFTADSDAVITKGLVSLVIQVLSGHPPKDIAEAEIYFIDAIGLTSHLSPTRSNGLLSMLKQMKLYAVAFQAKSMQN
- the sufD gene encoding Fe-S cluster assembly protein SufD; the protein is MTTATKNISFNEALPALFGAQFSANGWFTGREAALKQFLALGGIPTVKVEDWKYTNVVPFFKNDIQVTLPEVPEVTAAQLEATGLLLPDTYRLVLVNGVLQAHLSQLPPATQVTVSKMSEAGSQPAVERYFHQSPKIAEFHFAQLNAALFNDGLFIEVKAKAQVEQPIQVVHLYLADQPRLFNPRHLVVVNEGASVQIVESAAGIGLTDNVVINSVTESIVSERAQLSQYQLQTGGSQLRFINQNLVEQKGKSLYNNYTFTLTDSDFVRNNLNISLDEERTETHMYGFYIAAGSQLIDNHTSVDHRMPHCESNELYRGVLMDKATGVFNGKIYVHEDAQKTNAFQQNNNLVISPDAAIYTKPQLEIFADDVKCSHGCTIGQVSDDALFYLRARGIGEAEARNLLVKAFAFDITAKVTIPAVRKQVEQIASQYLHA
- a CDS encoding GAF domain-containing protein is translated as MAEDLQIIQGTKAEQYEALLPQIKALITGERDITANLANISAALKEQFGWLWVGFYLVKDGELVLGPFQGPVACTRIRKGRGVCGAAWERAETLVVPDVEAFPGHIACSSLSRSEIVVPLLVNGEVMGVLDVDSVDLDTFDETDKRYLEEIVGWIF